The Clostridia bacterium genomic interval TGATTGCTGTTAAATAAGCAACATTAATCCAACCCAAACGGGCCGATTCCCCAATAATTTTAATTATACCCACAGGGCCGGCCACCCCATCTGTAGAAACTTGACCAGTAATCAATAAAAACAATTGACGAATCATTTCACGGGTAATTTCATAGGTTTGCCCAAAACCCTGACTAATCCCTGCCAATAAGGGCATACGCTCCAAAATAGGTTCTTGAGGCATAATACCAATCAAGTACACACCATTTTCTACATCAAATTCAGGCACAACCTCTACTCGCAAAAGTTGTTCATCCCTTTTTACCAATAAATTTAAAGCCTGACCATTACCAGAATGAATAATTGTTGTGATTTCCTGCCAGCTATTAATAGTCTGTCCATTAATTTCAATAATTTCATCTCCGGTAAGCAGACCAGCTTTAGCAGCTACACCCTCTGGTATTACCTCACCAATTTGATTAGTATAATCTGTTGGCAAACCGACTATGGAAAACATTAAAACAAAAATTAAAGCACCAAGTAAAAAATTCATGGCCGAACCAGCTGCAATAATTGCACTGCGAGCCCCCCAAGGCTTATTATTAAAATTTTGGGGATCTAGTGAAGGTTCCTCTTCCTCATCCATTTCACCCGTCATTTTACAAAAACCACCCAAAGGTAAGACTCTAAGACTATAAAGGGTCTCCCCTTTTTTATGCTTGAACAGTGGAGGCCCCATCCCCAAACTAAATTCTTCTACACGAACCCCGGTTAATTTAGCTACACCAAAATGACCAAATTCATGTACGAAAATTATAATTCCAAAAACAATTAAGGAAATCAATAACGTATACAAACTAAATAACCCCCTTAGCGATTTTCACAGTCAGTGATCGGGCCCATTTATCCCAGGCTAAAATATCTTCAATTTGAAATTCGGAAACTACTGCGTGTTTAGCCATAACCCCTTCAATAATTTGAGGTATCTCCGTAAATTTTATACTGTTTTGCAAAAAGAGTTTAACCGCTATTTCATTAGCAGCATTAAAAACAATGGGCATCGTTCCCCCCATTTTACCCGCCTCTAAAGCTAATAACAAACCAGGAAAACGGGTAAAATCAGGTTTTTGAAAAGAAATGGTCCCCAACTCGGCTAAATTTATACGGGGAAAGGAATTAGCCTGTCGAAAGGGATAAGTTAAAGCATATTGAATAGGTACCCGCATATCTGGACAACCAAGTTGAGCCAAAACAGAACCATCATGATATTGCACTAAAGAATGAATCAGGCTTTCTGGATGAATAACTACTTCTATTTTTTCATACGGCAAATTAAATAACCAATGTGCCTCAATAACCTCTAGGCCCTTGTTAATCAAAGTAGCACTGTCGATAGTAATTTTGGCCCCCATTTCCCAATTGGGATGCCGCAAAGCCATTTGAGGAGTAACCGTTTTTAATTGTGTAGTGCTGAAATTCAAAAAAGGTCCCCCAGAAGCCGTTAATATTATTTTTTCAATGGCCTGCTGGTTTTCTTTTTCCGTACACTGCCAAATTGCTGAATGTTCACTGTCTACGGGAATTAACAATGCCCCATATTTTTTCGCTGTTTCCATCACTAAAGCACCAGCTGTTACTATAGTTTCCTTATTTGCCAAACCTACAGTGATTTTCTTTTCCAAAGCTGTTAAAGTAGGCAGTAAACCATGAA includes:
- the rseP gene encoding RIP metalloprotease RseP, producing MYTLLISLIVFGIIIFVHEFGHFGVAKLTGVRVEEFSLGMGPPLFKHKKGETLYSLRVLPLGGFCKMTGEMDEEEEPSLDPQNFNNKPWGARSAIIAAGSAMNFLLGALIFVLMFSIVGLPTDYTNQIGEVIPEGVAAKAGLLTGDEIIEINGQTINSWQEITTIIHSGNGQALNLLVKRDEQLLRVEVVPEFDVENGVYLIGIMPQEPILERMPLLAGISQGFGQTYEITREMIRQLFLLITGQVSTDGVAGPVGIIKIIGESARLGWINVAYLTAIISINLGLINLLPIPALDGGRLFFLIIEALRGGKKIEPEKENFVHFLGFALLMLLMVFITYQDIIRWRTGGF
- a CDS encoding 1-deoxy-D-xylulose-5-phosphate reductoisomerase — encoded protein: MKKIAILGSTGSIGRQALQVIDELPGEFKVVGLAAGANIQLLVEQIRKYKPNYVALGSSEKAAQLKNVLPTNVPLFTGKKGLSKLVEAADLDFLLVAVSGIHGLLPTLTALEKKITVGLANKETIVTAGALVMETAKKYGALLIPVDSEHSAIWQCTEKENQQAIEKIILTASGGPFLNFSTTQLKTVTPQMALRHPNWEMGAKITIDSATLINKGLEVIEAHWLFNLPYEKIEVVIHPESLIHSLVQYHDGSVLAQLGCPDMRVPIQYALTYPFRQANSFPRINLAELGTISFQKPDFTRFPGLLLALEAGKMGGTMPIVFNAANEIAVKLFLQNSIKFTEIPQIIEGVMAKHAVVSEFQIEDILAWDKWARSLTVKIAKGVI